A genomic stretch from Etheostoma cragini isolate CJK2018 chromosome 8, CSU_Ecrag_1.0, whole genome shotgun sequence includes:
- the LOC117948987 gene encoding synaptotagmin-1-like yields the protein SQLTVGIKQANNLKAMDLGGNSDPYVKVYVGPDKSKTFETKVFKSTLNPAFNEQFTFQISKSSLLKSTVVMKVFDFNRFSKHEIIGEIRVELCNVDWNHVIEEWQDLGEPAKFEEENLGEICFSLRYVPTAGKLTVGILEAKNLKSMDAGGTSDPYVKVQLALDKRKWRKKKTSVKKKTLNPYYNESFTFDVSFEQIQRVHLVISVWDHDALTRNDAMGKIFLGCDAAGNQLRHWADMLSNPRRPVAQWHSLLTPEQVNSTLVLKKKIPLQNKLPFLGGPPT from the exons tcacAGCTCACGGTTGGGATCAAACAAGCCAACAACCTTAAGGCCATGGACCTGGGAGGAAACTCGGATCCGTACGTCAAAGTCTACGTCGGCCCCGACAAATCCAAAACCTTTGAGACCAAAGTGTTCAAAAGCACGCTGAACCCCGCCTTCAACGAGCAATTCACCTTCCAG ataTCCAAGTCTTCCCTGCTGAAGTCGACGGTGGTGATGAAGGTTTTTGACTTCAACAGATTCTCCAAGCACGAAATCATCGGGGAGATCCGGGTGGAGCTGTGCAACGTGGACTGGAACCACGTCATCGAGGAGTGGCAGGACCTCGGCGAGCCCGCCAAGTTCGAG GAAGAAAACCTTGGCGAGATCTGCTTCTCTCTGCGTTACGTTCCCACCGCCGGCAAACTGACCGTGGGGATCCTGGAGGCCAAAAACCTGAAGAGCATGGACGCCGGAGGAACTTCAG ATCCGTACGTGAAGGTGCAGTTGGCTCTGGACAAGAGGaagtggaggaaaaagaagacGTCGGTTAAGAAGAAGACGCTGAACCCGTATTACAACGAGTCCTTCACCTTCGACGTGTCCTTCGAACAAATCCAG AGGGTGCACCTGGTGATCTCCGTGTGGGACCACGACGCCCTGACCCGGAACGACGCCATGGGGAAGATCTTCCTGGGCTGCGACGCCGCGGGGAACCAGCTGCGGCACTGGGCCGACATGTTGTCCAACCCGCGGCGCCCGGTCGCTCAGTGGCACAGCCTGCTGACGCCGGAGCAGGTCAACTCCACGCTGGTGCTGAAGAAGAAGATCCCCCTCCAGAACAAGCTGCCGTTCCTCGGCGGGCCGCCGACGTGA
- the LOC117949743 gene encoding uncharacterized protein LOC117949743, with translation MDAEEEECNKDLSAHRLLDKKVLCKHNGRIGIVRTLHSLLKTPNTLQIQSIARSECAGSCPNLMMSRSDHADARPVPVALTPQLPPRAHRPLCMSVSSDSSGRFRALETQEWKNNLKAQMEQAHSAGAASSTGSLERASLFCASASTASSSSLSSPVEILNKSKSSSRFSLFSPPWNSSSESESNPPSRSGSKKLRNYSRRAATGPAGARGPDTPEPKPGGPEHFQFTEPVISKVTDYIYVGNLNAAYNGRTLCRNNIDSIIDMSSVPGEPGPSLDLIPCTCSRGTRHSWSRLKVDIGDVPDALGDGPALKQRCFEDINECIDASTEKRKRVLVHCRDGFSLAPTCIIQYLMVKQNMRLIAAYEILRAKYPVNIRDCHQNALVSLERALRPGGNVDPECFKQAISRRVAWT, from the exons ATGGACGCCGAGGAAGAAGAGTGCAACAAAGACCTGAGTGCACACAGACTGCTGGATAAAAAGGTGCTCTGCAAGCACAATGGCAGGATCG GTATAGTGAGGACTCTTCACAGCCTGTTGAAAACCCCAAACACTCTGCAGATTCAGTCCATCGCCCGCTCAGAATGTGCTG GCTCCTGTCCAAATTTGATGATGAGTAGGAGTGATCACGCCGACGCGAGGCCCGTCCCCGTGGCCCTCACCCCCCAACTGCCCCCCCGAGCCCACCGGCCCCTCTGCATGTCGGTGTCCTCCGACAGCAGCGGACGCTTCAGAGCTCTGGAGACGCAGGAGTGGAAGAACAACCTCAAAGCTCAG atggAGCAGGCCCACAGTGCAGGAGCAGCAAGCAGCACAGGGTCCCTGGAGCGAGCGTCCCTGTTCTGCGCCTCGGCCTCCACCGCGTCCAGCTCCAGCCTGTCCAGCCCGGTGGAGATCCTCAACAAGAGCAAGTCCTCCAGCCGCTTCTCTCTGTTCTCGCCGCCCTGGAACAGCAGCTCGGAGTCCGAGTCCAATCCCCCGTCCCGCTCGGGCTCCAAGAAGCTGCGCAACTACAGCAGGAGGGCCGCCACGGGGCCGGCGGGCGCCAGGGGCCCCGACACGCCCGAGCCCAAACCCGGCGGCCCCGAACACTTCCAGTTCACCGAGCCCGTCATCTCCAAAGTGACGGACTACATCTACGTCGGCAACCTGAACGCGGCGTACAACGGACGCACTCTGTGCCGCAACAACATCGACAGCATCATCGACATGAGCAGCGTGCCGGGGGAGCCGGGCCCCAGCCTGGACCTCATACCGTGCACCTGCTCGCGCGGCACCCGCCACAGCTGGTCCCGCCTCAAGGTGGACATCGGGGACGTGCCGGACGCCCTCGGCGACGGCCCGGCCCTGAAGCAGCGCTGCTTCGAAGACATCAACGAGTGCATCGACGCCTCCACCGAGAAGAGGAAGCGCGTCCTGGTCCACTGTCGGGACGGCTTCTCCCTGGCGCCGACGTGCATCATCCAGTACCTGATGGTGAAGCAGAACATGAGGCTGATCGCCGCCTACGAGATCCTGAGGGCCAAGTACCCGGTCAACATCAGGGACTGCCACCAGAACGCGCTGGTGAGCCTGGAGCGGGCGCTGCGGCCCGGCGGCAACGTCGACCCAGAGTGCTTCAAACAGGCCATCTCCCGCAGGGTGGCGTGGACCTGA